From Aricia agestis chromosome 11, ilAriAges1.1, whole genome shotgun sequence, a single genomic window includes:
- the LOC121731518 gene encoding uncharacterized protein LOC121731518, producing MEVSAAIKSRTNRSREWERQRRLKFNDAISKLGEIVKAINKANSNIADDTDDNIQYAKIEIVQKAITCLNNCAQEKTQLKAEILALEVKLQAIEKQKLDKRDVSLQVAIGVTKRGSRSKYMKVVMLQKDKQNNPKEKIIKPTPKAKIEKIIQPTPKLPKLLPLSNIKKENTFVMLPAAPYIFPQRSVLFPTVQPTIVLVDANVQPMSKPGTIPIINRTANDITRTTMVNVLPISAYSRPLSASKTKKSNVKTKTGIAKKPTKKKTNDEASEDTDKTESSSTTATSKENEKVETEKINTTKSNGASENIESDNMKEKEKTLQNTNLEEERTCNDTNSNKMCKKSNDSAVKASTDDSKEIKRDTLSAKIDPPKETEKELASQTQPVPKVSEKPSDPATNAINDKCNKIESEKICDIRSKEKIQSILDPTICESVVETGNARLELAEEFLAASPTAAFLMSFPLVSGNRADSPAEEPQSNAVPNISKESNQQSENSNRTLQFFDKNQASESKEKASAKTQMSNNNVNKNLEQQKYTEIKQQTPSKSSVTSTANVCNENPFLNLPIPTVASSNSTLPDTSTFNLDFDCNLSKPIPATTSVSASNSNIFYKSDTFTNVKNTIYSTSNITSGHEFNSLGLYPCAVESYTNKNKTDCHNSEDNIMKMNSSRLTYDIDLGWSHKGFDFVNNCTTASNTLHKDNILTSVSTPYSTSYNPFNPDFHVPLVPNSNKKSISSSKFTTFPETITSFYSQNSTLWPEDIPNIYSHSNVTKNFTMKQQNYVPVENMQPVVNQKTHVTKQYDNKQITDQANSENVLKTPTLLGQQIPEKFTKKSPSKMHINWMTSEVRTMQNDCNQSQAEIKDTFKLPYTQQNQPKKQVPTDTNYFPINMHHFPTQSNPDESHVWPTPRPAGTAEVTIEPPPINLPTLVGDLALGPHDRKKNDLLNKGGPHADLQICNNFFSVTQLMNRSSDIIARPNGAPIEPPKPPNLPKQNQTHAINDNNRKPMPTRLENQAQVPYIFNENKSSNTFDSMPQFTQSKSKTSKTDKNSKNQKNNYSAEALIRGGTCSQKHQDTKYSVGAQKYNDYNTSHDPGVAQVSHFPPIIDYADNNFASQQFSGTTLYNTTTNSISNSFYTNFMPSGGNLMTSNYAGGHFTSEFVDYSNQAAECNYTNHKYDAKLRNNAPTYHQEKELPTYKSSRRESAAKHKLECSKKEGNAKKYQSKRAKINTDVEDWNDPSHALWQKNNSAKRHPNVMAEESAFPNYVGNQMSAQYQPDYFNSHLVSSNAQNMGPNGERALSSFPVSSSRANFNLSALFPEITTKVQ from the exons ATGGAAGTCTCGGCTGCTATTAAAAGTCGTACAAATAG GTCAAGGGAATGGGAACGACAAAGACGTTTAAAATTTAACGATGCCATTTCAAAATTGGGTGAGATAGTCAAAGCTATAAACAAAGCCAACAGTAACATAGCAGACGACACCGATGACAACATACAATATGCTAAAATAGAAATTGTGCAGAAAGCAATTACTTGTTTAAATAATTGTGCTCAAGAAAAAACACAATTAA AAGCTGAAATATTGGCTTTGGAAGTCAAACTACAAGCAATAGAGAAGCAAAAATTAGACAAGAGAGATGTGTCACTACAAGTAGCTATAGGAGTTACCAAACGGGGTTCAC GTAGTAAATACATGAAAGTGGTAATGTTACAAAAAGACAAACAGAATAATCcaaaggaaaaaataataaaacccaCACCAAAagcaaaaatagagaaaataattCAACCAACACCTAAGTTACCTAAATTATTGCCTTTATCTAACATTAAAAAAG aaaatacttttGTTATGCTGCCAGCTGCTCCATACATATTTCCTCAAAGATCAGTATTATTTCCAACAGTACAACCAACTATTGTCTTAGTAGATGCCAATGTTCAGCCGATGAGTAAACCAGGAACTATACCAATTATAAATAGAACTGCAAATGACATAACTAGAACTACTATGGTTAATGTTTTACCCATATCGGCTTACTCCCGCCCTTTATCAGCTTCTAAGACTAAAAAGAGTAATGTTAAAACTAAAACAGGTATTGCCAAGAAGCCcacaaagaaaaaaacaaatgatGAAGCATCTGAAGATACAGATAAGACTGAATCTTCGTCAACAACTGCAACCAgcaaagaaaatgaaaaagtggAGACAGAAAAAATAAATACGACCAAAAGTAATGGAGCATCAGAAAATATTGAAAGTGATAATATGAAAGAAAAGGAGAAAACATTACAAAATACTAACTTAGAAGAAGAAAGAACTTGCAATGAtacaaatagtaataaaatgtgTAAGAAAAGTAATGATTCAGCAGTAAAAGCCAGTACAGACGATTCTAAAGAAATTAAAAGAGATACATTGAGCGCTAAGATTGATCCTCCAAAAGAAACTGAAAAAGAACTAGCATCTCAAACTCAACCGGTTCCCAAAGTTTCTGAGAAACCTTCAGATCCTGCAACCAATGCAATCAATGATAAATGTAACAAAATCGAAAGCGAGAAGATATGCGACATCAGAAGCAAAGAAAAGATACAGAGTATTCTAGATCCAACAATTTGCGAAAGTGTAGTTGAAACTGGTAATGCTAGATTAGAATTAGCCGAAGAATTTTTAGCTGCTTCCCCTACTGCAGCATTTCTTATGTCGTTCCCATTAGTGAGTGGAAACAGAGCAGATAGCCCAGCTGAAGAACCACAATCGAATGCAGTTCCCAACATAAGTAAAGAAAGTAATCAACAAAGCGAAAACTCAAATAGAACACTACAATTCTTCGACAAAAATCAAGCCTCCGAGTCAAAAGAAAAAGCAAGTGCTAAAACTCAAATGAGCAAcaataatgttaataaaaatcTGGAGCAACAGAAATATACAGAAATAAAGCAACAAACTCCTTCAAAGTCATCTGTGACGTCAACTGCGAATGTATGTAACGAAAATCCTTTCTTGAATTTGCCTATTCCGACAGTAGCTTCCTCAAATAGCACATTACCAGACACATCAACTTTTAACTTAGATTTTGATTGCAACTTAAGCAAACCAATTCCTGCGACTACAAGTGTTTCAGCTAGTAACAGcaacatattttacaaaagcGACACATTTACCaatgtaaaaaatacaatatacagTACTAGTAACATTACGTCTGGTCATGAATTTAATAGTCTGGGACTTTACCCGTGCGCGGTCGAAAGTTACacgaacaaaaataaaacagattGTCACAACtcagaagataatattatgaagatgaATTCGTCCAGATTAACTTACGATATAGATTTAGGCTGGTCACATAAAGGATTCGATTTCGTCAATAATTGTACCACTGCAAGCAATACATTGCATAAAGACAACATATTGACAAGTGTCTCCACACCATACTCTACTTCTTATAATCCCTTCAATCCTGACTTTCATGTTCCCTTAGTTCCTAATTCTAACAAAAAGAGTATATCGTCGAGTAAATTTACAACGTTTCCTGAAACTATTACAAGTTTTTACTCACAAAATTCTACTCTGTGGCCGGAGGATATTCCCAATATATATTCGCACAGTAACGTTACAAAGAATTTTACTATGAAGCAGCAAAACTATGTTCCCGTAGAGAACATGCAGCCCGTAGTTAACCAAAAAACACATGTGACAAAGCAGTATGACAACAAACAAATTACCGATCAAGCAAATTcagaaaatgttttgaaaacACCCACTCTACTGGGACAGCAGATCCCCGAAAAGTTTACCAAGAAGTCGCCAAGTAAAATGCATATAAATTGGATGACCTCCGAAGTCAGGACAATGCAGAACGACTGCAATCAATCGCAAGCCGAAATAAAGGACACATTTAAACTGCCTTACACTCAACAAAATCAACCCAAGAAGCAGGTGCCAACGGACACTAATTATTTCCCAATAAACATGCATCATTTTCCGACGCAGTCGAATCCAGACGAGTCGCACGTTTGGCCGACTCCCAGGCCGGCAGGGACAGCCGAAGTGACTATCGAGCCGCCTCCTATAAATTTACCTACACTGGTCGGTGACTTAGCGCTGGGACCTCACGACCGAAAGAAGAATGACCTTTTGAACAAGGGAGGCCCGCACGCAGACTTACAAATCTGCAACAACTTCTTTTCGGTCACGCAGCTAATGAATCGATCGTCCGACATCATCGCTCGCCCCAACGGAGCCCCGATCGAGCCGCCCAAGCCGCCGAATCTACCGAAACAAAATCAAACGCACGCAATAAACGACAACAATCGAAAACCTATGCCGACACGTTTGGAAAATCAGGCGCAGGTTCCGTATATTTTCAACGAAAATAAATCTAGCAACACCTTTGATAGCATGCCCCAATTTACTCAATCGAAAAGCAAAACTAGCAAAACGGATAAAAATTCAAAGAACCAGAAAAATAACTACTCGGCTGAGGCTCTGATAAGGGGCGGGACGTGCAGTCAGAAGCACCAGGATACCAAATACTCGGTGGGCGCACAGAAATATAACGACTACAATACATCACACGATCCGGGCGTCGCGCAGGTGTCGCACTTTCCCCCTATCATCGATTATGCCGATAATAATTTCGCCAGTCAACAGTTTTCGGGCACCACCTTGTACAATACGACTACGAATTCGATATCGAATTCGTTCTATACCAATTTCATGCCGAGCGGCGGCAACCTCATGACGAGCAACTACGCCGGCGGACACTTCACCAGCGAATTCGTCGACTACTCGAACCAGGCAGCCGAGTGCAACTACACGAATCACAAGTACGACGCCAAGCTGCGGAATAACGCTCCGACCTACCACCAGGAGAAGGAGCTCCCGACGTACAAGAGTTCCCGACGCGAATCGGCAGCGAAACACAAGTTGGAGTGCTCCAAAAAGGAGGGCAACGCGAAGAAGTATCAAAGCAAGCGTGCGAAAATAAATACCGACGTGGAGGATTGGAACGACCCGTCGCATGCGCTCTGGCAGAAAAATAATAGCGCTAAGAGGCATCCGAATGTGATGGCCGAAGAGTCGGCGTTCCCCAACTACGTGGGCAATCAGATGTCGGCTCAGTATCAACCGGACTACTTCAACAGCCACCTCGTGTCTTCGAACGCGCAGAACATGGGTCCGAACGGAGAGCGAGCTCTTTCGAGCTTCCCTGTGTCGTCGTCGAGAGCCAACTTTAACCTGAGCGCACTGTTTCCTGAAATAACTACG aaGGTGCAATGA